In Phycisphaerae bacterium RAS1, the genomic window GCCGCCGCCCATCAGCACATCGACCGCGTCCAGGTACTGAGGCGCGATGAGGTGCTGATCGTCGCGGTTGGCCTGCGCCGCGGCGAAGCCAGCCGGCGTCGCGTGCGTGATGGTCGTCGTCGTAACCAGGCCGACCCTGCGCCCGGCGCCGCGCGCCAGCGGCCCGATCGGCGTGAGCTTCGTCCCGTCGGGCAGCATGTTGACGGCGTTGTTGAAGATGCGCACGCCGCTGGCCCAGGATGAGGAGGCCGCGGACGAGTCGGTCACCAGCGAGTTGAGCGAGCCCATCTCAAAAAAACCGAGCGTCGTTTCCGGACTTAGCGTCAGCTCGGTCCAGTTCGTCCCGCGGCTGCGCACCAGGCGCGAAAAGGGCTCGGCCAGCGACGGCACGCCCAGGCTCATCCCGTCCGCGACCATGAAGACGATGTTCCGCGGAACCGCGCCGCGATCGGTCGCACGGCGCACAGCCGGCGCCCCGCCGCCCGGTTCATCGGCGAGCAGGCGGGCCGGCAAGCCGGCCGCCGCCCCGCCCGCCAGCGCCAGTCGAACCAGCTCACGACGAGATAGATTACTGCCCGCTTTCATCGCCCCAATCGTATGAATTCCGGCGGGGCGTCGCAACGGTCGACTGCGTGATGGACGGCCCGATCAGCTTTCCGACGTCATCGATAGCATTCGAATCAGCTCGCCCGTGGACCAGGCCTGAAACGGGCAACCGCGCGGTGCGTGCGGAGGCTCGGCGTCGGCAATTTCAGAAACGTGCCCCAGTCCTGCCTCTTCCAGGTGATCGAGCAGCGGCTCCACGAAGCGCTGGCGCGCCTCGGCGCGTGCCGCCGAAGTGTCGCCGCGCGTTCGGAGCCACGCCTGCACGAAGGCGCCCGCCAGCCACGGCCAGACCGTGCCGTTGTGGTAAGCCGCGTCGCGCTGCGCCGCGTCGCCGACGTAGGCCGGCCGGTAGTCGCGATGGTCCGGATCGAGCGAGCGCGGCCCCAGCGGCGTCCAAAGCTGCTCCTCAACCACCGCGACGACGCGGACCGCCCGCGGGCCTTTCAGTATCTGCAGCGGCAACCCGCCCACCGCGAAGATCTGGTTGGGCCGGATTTCCCCGCTGACCGCGCCGTCCACGTGGCCGCAATCGACTACGTCATAAAGGCACCGCGCCTTGTCATTCCAGAAGCGCCGCTCGAACGCGTCCAATCCCCTCTCAACCAGCGGCGCCCAGTGCGAGTCGTTCCCGGACGCCAGATGCAGGGCACTGAGCCACAGCGCTTGTATCTCCACCGGTTTCCCGATTCGCGGCGTGACCACCCAGTCCCCCAGCTTCACGTCCATCCAGGTGAGCTGCACGCCGGGGCCGCCCGCCGCAAGCAAACCGTCCGCAGTCATGCGGATGCCGTAGCGCGTCCCGGCTGAATAGCCGCGGAGAATCGTGCCGACGGCGGCGTGCAGTGCCCGCACATCGGACTTCGACAGCACGCGCGGCTTGCCCTCAGCGGCCTGAATCAGCTCGTGTGCCGCGATGATGAACCACAGCGACGCGTCCACCGAGTTGTAGTCCGGAGTATCGCCGCGGTCGGGGAAGCGGTTCGGCAGCATGCCCTCAGACACGACCTGGGTCCACTGCATGAGAACATCGCGCGCGTCGCGCAACCGGCCGCTGCTCAGGCACAGGCCGCGCACCGCAATAAACGTGTCGCGGCCCCAGTCGGCAAACCACGGATAGCCCGCGATGATCGTTCGGCCATCGCCGCGGCTGACGATGTACGCATCCGCCGCCCGCTGAAGCGGAGCGCCCAAGTCCCTTCGGCGCCGCAGCTCGCGCGCCCGGGCCTTTTTCGCCGCCTGCGCCGCGCTCTCGCAGCTCCGCATCAGCGCGTCGGCCGCTTCGTCGCCCGCCGCGAGAATGAGCGTCGCCGGCTGCTCCCCGAGCGCAAACGAGAACACACCGGGCGTGGCGAGGTCTTCGACGAAATCCTGCCCGCGCTGCCGCTCTTCTTCGTAGACAAACTGGCGATACCAGAGCGGCTCGTGCGTGTACTCGCCGTTGTGCAACG contains:
- a CDS encoding Amylo-alpha-1,6-glucosidase, producing MNELEAREWLEADGLGGFASGTASGIRTRRYHGLLLSALRPPTERVMLVNGIEGWLRTPDGLMPLSQQRYAPGVVHPPSVAGAVHFEHEPWPTWRFRLPGGAEIEFELFVPRGLAAIVLGWRGSELGQSARLLVRPFLSGRDFHALYHENAAARLDAEIRSGRAAWQTHAALPKVVALHNGEYTHEPLWYRQFVYEEERQRGQDFVEDLATPGVFSFALGEQPATLILAAGDEAADALMRSCESAAQAAKKARARELRRRRDLGAPLQRAADAYIVSRGDGRTIIAGYPWFADWGRDTFIAVRGLCLSSGRLRDARDVLMQWTQVVSEGMLPNRFPDRGDTPDYNSVDASLWFIIAAHELIQAAEGKPRVLSKSDVRALHAAVGTILRGYSAGTRYGIRMTADGLLAAGGPGVQLTWMDVKLGDWVVTPRIGKPVEIQALWLSALHLASGNDSHWAPLVERGLDAFERRFWNDKARCLYDVVDCGHVDGAVSGEIRPNQIFAVGGLPLQILKGPRAVRVVAVVEEQLWTPLGPRSLDPDHRDYRPAYVGDAAQRDAAYHNGTVWPWLAGAFVQAWLRTRGDTSAARAEARQRFVEPLLDHLEEAGLGHVSEIADAEPPHAPRGCPFQAWSTGELIRMLSMTSES